In Terriglobus aquaticus, the genomic window TTCGGTGGACGGTTGCGGCTGCGGCTCTGGCCGGAATTGTACTCGTCTACAGCCGCTGGCTCCATGTGAACCAGACCACGGTTGCGTTGACGCTGCTGTTGCTGATCCTGACACTCGCAGCCAACTGGGGCTTCCGCTACGCGTTGGTAACTTCGCTTGCGGCAACGGTTTGTTACAACTTCTTTTTTCTTCCACCCATCGGCAGAATCACGATTGCAGATTCGCAGAACTGGCTTGCACTCTTTGTCTTCCTTGTAACTGCCGCGGTCGGCAGCCGGTTGTCCCAGAAGGCGCGCGATCAGGCGTCGCGAGCACGGTCGCGGCAGCGGGAGGTCGAGCTGTCGTTCCAACTGGGCCGCGAGCTGCTGCAACTGGACGATGTCGGCAATCTGCAAACGGCATTGCCGGTGCTCATCGCCCGCGTAACGCACGCTTCCGGAGTGGTGTTGTATCTGTTGGATGGTGACCGCGTGTTTCAGCATGGCAGCACTGTGATCAGCGCGGAGGTTCCGCACCTGCGCCAGGTAGCGCTGAGCCTGCGCGAGCCAGACCTGGAAGCGACGGGTGAGGTGCGCATTCCCATCATGGCGGGCGCGCGGCCGCGCGGCTTGCTGACCATGACCGGTGTCCGGGTGTCATCGGAAAGCCTGCAGACCATTGGCGGCCTCGTGTCTATCTCCCTGGATCGCGCTCAGGCGCTGGCCGACCTGGCGAAGGGTGAGGCGACGAAGGAAAGCGAACGCCTTCGTACGCTGATTATCGATTCCATTACGCATGAGCTGCGCACGCCGCTCACCTCGATCAAGGGCGCGGCTTCGGCGCTACGGGCGAACCGCAACATGCCGGCCGACATGCGCGACGACCTGATCGACGTGGTGGATGAGGAGAGTGACCGGCTGAACCTGCTGGTCGAGCGAGCCACCGAAATGGGCAAGCTGGATGCCCGGCAAGTTCACATGACCTTCCGCGCCGTGAACGTGCACGACCTGCTGGAGCAGGCTCGGCACGATTGCGCTTCGTCCTATGCGCACCACCCGATCACCATCGTGGATGGAAACGTTCCCGACGTGTGGGCCGACGCGGAACTGGTGCAAAAGGTGGTGTGCAACCTGATCGAGAACGCGGCGAAGTATTCACCGGAGCAGACACCGATCACCGTCTCTGCCCGGGTTCAAGGCAGTGCGGTTTCTATCGCGGTTGCAGATCGAGGCTACGGCATCGATCCTAGCGAGCAGTCGTTCATCTTCGACCGCTTCTACCGGGCGCGAAATCCGCATGAGCATATCTCGGGATCGGGAATGGGCTTGGCCATCA contains:
- a CDS encoding sensor histidine kinase, whose translation is MDSRRFIIIFRWTVAAAALAGIVLVYSRWLHVNQTTVALTLLLLILTLAANWGFRYALVTSLAATVCYNFFFLPPIGRITIADSQNWLALFVFLVTAAVGSRLSQKARDQASRARSRQREVELSFQLGRELLQLDDVGNLQTALPVLIARVTHASGVVLYLLDGDRVFQHGSTVISAEVPHLRQVALSLREPDLEATGEVRIPIMAGARPRGLLTMTGVRVSSESLQTIGGLVSISLDRAQALADLAKGEATKESERLRTLIIDSITHELRTPLTSIKGAASALRANRNMPADMRDDLIDVVDEESDRLNLLVERATEMGKLDARQVHMTFRAVNVHDLLEQARHDCASSYAHHPITIVDGNVPDVWADAELVQKVVCNLIENAAKYSPEQTPITVSARVQGSAVSIAVADRGYGIDPSEQSFIFDRFYRARNPHEHISGSGMGLAISRAIVEAHDGTIEVTSQPGSGSVFTFTLPLATAAHEATLVEM